ATATCACACTAAAAGTTGGGATTGCGCCATTAGATGACTACACATCAACGCATGATTCGGTTCGCTTTGCGGAATATGCATTGACGAAGGCACGTCAAATTCATGGCGCACATACGGAATTTTATACCGCACGCCATGATGATATTCTGGGGCGTGAAATACAACTGAGTAATCATTTAAAAAATGCGATTCGAAATAAGGAAATTACCGCATATTTTCAGCCGAAATATGCAGTTCATAATGAAAAAATCGCCAGCATGGAGGCATTAGCGCGTTGGTTTTCGCCTTCCCTTGGATTTATTTCGCCGGTAGAGTTTATTGCAATTGCCGAAAATACAGGACTGATTAGAGATTTAGAGTTGCAAATTATTGAAAAGGTGCTCGCATGGCAGCAACAACGTCAATATGATGGTAAGCGGATTGTGCCAATTGCTGTTAATATTTCGCCAGATCATTTCTATCATCCTCAGTTCATTCCAAAGTTAAAACATTTGCTTAATCACTATTATGCTGACCCAAAATATTTAATTGTAGAAGTGACAGAAAATATGGGGCTGTTTGATTTTGAACGAGCCAACAAAATTATAAATAAATTACAGACAATTGGGATTGTGACAAGTATAGATGATTTCGGAATTGGCTATTCATCTCTCAGTTATCTACAAAAATTTTCATTTAACGAATTAAAAATTGATCGTAGTTTTGTTATGAAAATTAAAGAACTGGCAACACAAACAATCGTGAAGGCCATTATTGATATCGCACATACACTTAATATGGTCGTTATTGCTGAAGGTGTTGAAACAAAGGAGCAACGTGATATATTAAAAGCTATTCGTTGTGATGAAATTCAAGGGTACTATTATTCAAAACCATTATCGATGGAAGAAGCCTCGAAGTTAATTGATGACGAACGTCAAAAAAGAAAGTGAATTTGATAATCTTTGTGAACGTATAAAAAACATCCGGTGAATAGTTTTCGATAATATCCTTTTCTGTTATACTAACTTAGATAAACAACAGTTAGGAGATGTTAACGTGAGCAAAGTATACGTATTTGACCACCCGTTAATTCAACATAAGTTAACTTATATTCGAGATAAAGAAACAGGTACAAAAGAATTCCGTGAGTTAGTTGATGAAGTAGCAACATTAATGGCATTCGAAATTACACGTGAATTACCATTAGAAGAAATTGAAGTGGAAACGCCAGTTACAAAAGCGAAAGCAAAAGTTCTATCAGGTAAGAAAATTGCTATCGTGCCAATTTTACGCGCTGGTATCGGGATGGTAGACGGGGTATTAAAATTAATCCCTGCCGCAAAAGTAGGTCACATTGGTCTTTACCGTGATCCAGAAACGTTAAAACCAGTAGAATATTATGCAAAACTTCCAGCAGATGTGGAAGAGCGTGATTTCATCATTGTTGACCCAATGTTAGCAACAGGTGGTTCAGCAGTAGAGGCTATTAACTCACTGAAAAAACGTGGTGCGAAAAGTATTAAGTTCATGTGCTTAATCGCTGCTCCAGAAGGTGTAGAAGAAATTCAAAAAAATCACCCAGATGTAGATATTTACATCGCAGCTCTAGATGAAAAATTAAATGATCACGGTTATATCGTACCTGGCTTAGGTGACGCAGGTGACCGTTTGTTCGGCACAAAATAATATACAACAACGCCCGTGAAGTCGTTTACGGGCGTTTTTTATAGAAGAAGCCAATATTATTTAAATTAATAAAAGGAGCTCTATCATGACTAACAAATATAAAGTAATGACAATTTTTGGTACGCGCCCTGAGGCAATTAAAATGGCGCCGCTTGTATTAGAACTTCAAAAACATCCAGAACAAATCGAATCAATCGTTACCGTTACTGCACAGCACCGTCAAATGCTTGACCAAGTGCTTGAAACATTCAAAATTACCCCAGACTATGACTTAAATATTATGAAAGATCGCCAAACGTTAGTGGACGTGGCTACAAACGCATTAATTGGCTTAGATCGTGTTATGAAAGAGGCAAAACCGGATATAGTACTTGTACATGGTGATACCGCAACAACCTTTATAGGAAGCTTAGCGGCATTCTATAACCAAATTGCAATTGGTCACGTAGAAGCAGGTTTACGTACGGGTCAAAAATACTCTCCATATCCAGAAGAAATGAACCGTCAATTAACAGGAGTTATGGCAGATCTACACTTCTCGCCAACTGAGCAATCACGCGAAAACTTATTAAAAGAAAATAAGCCTGCTGAAGCAATTTTTGTAACAGGTAATACGGCAATTGATGCATTAAAAACGACAGTAAGCGAAAACTATACACACCCAGTGCTAGAAAAAATGGGTACGGATCGCATGATTCTATTAACTGCGCACCGTCGTGAAAACTTAGGGGAGCCAATGCGCAATATGTTCCGTGCAATCATGCGCTTACTAGCTGAACATGAGGATGTACAAATAGTGTATCCAGTGCACATGAACCCAGCTGTGCGTGAAGTAGCAAACGAAATTTTAGGGGACAATCCACGTGTACATTTAATCGAGCCGTTAGAAGTGTTTGACTTCCATAATTTCGCGGCACGTTCATTTATGATTTTAACGGATTCGGGTGGGGTACAAGAAGAAGCGCCATCTCTAGGTAAGCCGGTACTTGTATTACGCGACACAACAGAGCGCCCAGAAGGTATTGCAGCAGGTACATTAAAGCTTGCAGGGACTGATGAAGAAGTGATATACACAATGGCAAAGGAATTACTAACGAATCAAGCGGCCTATGACAAAATGGCACATGCCTCAAATCCGTATGGTGATGGATTTGCTTCTCAACGAATTGTAGAAACACTAATTAAACACGCTAAGTTATAGAATGAACAATCTTTTAGGCGGATGTCACAGATTTTTAGAGGAGCTTTTTCGAGTAAGCTCAAAAAAATCTGGACGCAATTACGCCGAGGTGTATTCCAAAGGTTTAACAACTTTTACATGAGCGTAGAAGTTGTTAAACTTCACTCAAAAATAATAGGGTTTGATGAGTAAGCGTTTTTTTTATGAGGAATTATATAATAAACAAAAAAATAGTTTTGTCAATAGTAAAAATCAATTTAAATACAAGAAAAAAAACTTTTTTTACGTAGAAATAAATGGAAAACAGAAAGAAAGCGTGAAATAGCGAATTTTGTTGTTAGTGAAGAAATGCAGATTGAGATTATGCATAACTTTACACAAATTTGTCAACAATTTGACAAGGACTACAACTGTGTGAAGTTTTTCACCAATAGCAATTGACATCAAAAACCCCCTATTGTATGCTTACAAAGGGTAAGAATGATAAGAGTTTCCTCTAGTCTCAAGACGTTGAAACACTTGTTATATCAAGTTTCTACTAGATTGACATTTGAAACTAAACTTGTCAATTTGCAACGTTTTATGCGTCTGGATTAAACGTCCACAAGATTACGAGTCATTTAGAAGTATGGAATGAATAGTGACGTTGGATAATGCTTCCATAGTTAAAATTATTTAGTACTTGTAACGGCCTCTGATTTTGTAGTGCATTCACTACAATTTAAATTCACTTAATGGTCGAAGAACGCTTTCTTTACTCGAAAAATGTTTCAGGAGATTAATTGCCAATGCTAAATTTGCATCACATGTTCGCAATGCAGAAAAAGGCGTTCTTTTTTTTGCTTGCTATTTGTGCGTTAGGCTGGGGATTTTCGCCATATGATTCGATATTTGCTGGTATAGCCCTAGGTGCTTTCTTTGGTACGTATAACTTTTGGATATTAGTTCGACGTATGGAAAAATTTGACCGTTCCATGAGTGAAGGGACAAAAGCACCATCTATAGGCATGGCATATCGCTTTTTTTCAGGTGTTGCCGCAGTCGCAATCGCAATATCGTTGCCACAATATTTCCACTTAATAAGCACGGTCATTGGGCTCATGATTCCGTACATCTTTTTAGTAATAGAAAGAATTGTACACCAGAATAAAAGCCATTAATGTGCATTTGAAAGAGAGGTGAATGCAGAAATGAATCATACAGCTCCAGAGTTCGACTTGGATTTAGGTTTTATAACACTTACGTTCAACATGTCTACAGTGTTAACTCTTTTTGTATCGGCAGTCATCGTATTTTTAATAGCAGTTACTGCAACGCGTAAATTAGCGTTAAAACCGACTGGAATGCAAAACTTCATGGAATGGATTATGGATTTCGTGAAGGGGATTATTAAGAGTAACATGGACTGGAAAACAGGTGGTCGCTTCCACATTCTAGGTATTACATTAATCATGTTTATCGCGGTATCAAACTTACTTGGTTTACCATTAGGTGGTATCGTTATCGGACATGATTTATGGTGGAAATCACCAACAGCCGATCCAGTCGTAACAATGACATTAGCGTCGATGATTTTAGTATTAACTCATTACTACGGTATTAAAATGCAGGGTACAGGTGGTTATGCAAAAACATTCGTCCAACCAATGTCATTCATGTTCCCTCTAAAGGTTATTGAAGAGTTCGCGAACACGTTAACTCTTGGTCTACGTCTTTATGGTAACATCTATGCCGGTGAGATCTTACTAGGTTTACTAGGTGGTCTAGCAGGCGCAAGTGTTCTAGGCTTTGTCGGTGCAATCGTACCAACAATGGCATGGATGGGATTCTCGATTTTCGTCGGGTTTATCCAAGCTTTCATTTTCACTATGTTAACGATGGTATACATGGCTCACAAAGTGAGTACAGACCATTAATTATAAATTTTCACATTCAACATAATGTGAGGATTTGAACCAAAAAAAATTACACATCCAAGGAGGATATTTACAAATGGTAGGTTCAGTAGGTTTATTAGCAGCAGCAATCGCAATCGGTTTAGCAGCACTAGGTGCAGGTATTGGTAACGGTTTAATCGTTTCAAAAACAGTAGAAGGTATCGCTCGTCAACCAGAAGCACGTGGCGCACTTCAAACAGTTATGTTCATCGGGGTTGCGTTAGTAGAAGCATTACCGATCATCGCAGTAGTAATCGCATTCATCGTAATGAACAAATAGTCTTTATAAAAGATTATTTCCAGTGGCGAAGAAGACTTTTCGAAGGCCCTTCGCCATTACTTTTGTATAAATAAGGTATACCCTTATTTATCATCCTTTAACATGAAAGTAAAAGTTTTACAAAATATAGATTTCTATTTAAGCTCTTGAAGGGAGTGAAACAATCGTGTTTTTAGACTATCTTGTACTAGGTGCAGGCGCTACTAAAATCAACTTAGGTGATATCATCGCGACTTTAGTTATCTTCTTAGGTTTAATGGCCCTTCTTAAAAAGTTCGCTTGGGGTCCTTTAATGGGTATCATGCGCGAGCGTGAAGAATTAGTGGCAAGTGGCATTGATGCTGCTGAAAAAGCTAAGAAAGAAACGCAAGCACTATTAGAAGAACAAAAGAGCCTTCTTAAAGAAGCTCGCACAGAAGCGCAATCTATCGTAGAAGGCGCTAAAAAGCAAGGCGAAGCAACTCGCGAGGAAATCGTGTCAGCTGCACGCGCTGAAGCTAACCGTCTAAAAGAATCTGCAGTTCGTGATATCGAAGCAGAGAAAGAAAAAGCAATCGCTGCGGTACGCGAAGAAGTGGTTTCATTATCAGTTCTTGCTGCATCTAAAGTTCTTGGAAAAGAAATTTCTGAAGCAGACAACAGCGCATTAATTAAAGAAACGATTGCGAAGGCAGGCGAAGCGAAATGAGTCAATCGACTGTAGCAAATCGCTATGCTCAAGCAATATTTGAATTAGCGTCTCAGCAAAACTTACTTTCAGAAGTGGGTGCAGATTTAAAAGAGATCAAAGAAGTATTAGCTTCAAACGATGAGTTTATGGCATTACTTACTGCTCCAAAAATCTCAGCTGACCGCAAAAAAGAGCTTATCGCCCAAATCTTAACTGGTGCTCAGCCAATCGTTGTAAACATGGTTCAATTTTTAATTGAAAAGAAACGTTTAAACGAATTATCAGCTGTAGCTGAACAGTTTCAAGCATTAGCAGCAGCTGCTCAAGGCGCTGCAGATGCAAAAGTATTCTCTACTCGTGAATTAACTGAACAAGAGCGTGCAGAAATTTCTGCTGCTTTCGGTAAATTAGTAGGTAAAGAAACACTTAATATTACAAACATTATCGATGCGTCACTAATCGGTGGCGTACGCGTTCAAATTGGCAACTATATTTTCGACAGCACTGTAGCATCTAAGCTAGAGGACTTAAAAAAAGTATTAGTTGGTTAAATCTTAAGAAATGTGAGAGGTGAACATACATGGGCATCAAAGCTGAAGAAATCAGCAGTCTGATTAAACAGCAGATTGAAGGTTATCAATCGGAATTAAAAGTAAGCGAAGTAGGTACAGTTATCACTGTTGGTGACGGTATCGCTCGTGCTCATGGCCTCGACAACGCCATGGCTGGAGAGCTTTTAGAGTTCTCAAACGGTGTTATGGGTATGGCACAAAACCTAGAAGAAGGTAACGTTGGTATCGTAATTTTAGGGGACTACCTAGGCATCAAAGAAGGCGATGAAGTTCGTCGTACAGGTCGTATTATGCAAGTTCCAACTGGGGAAGCGTTAATTGGACGTGTTGTAAATCCACTTGGACAACCAGTTGATGGTTTAGGACCAATCAACACAACTACTAGTCGTCCAATCGAGAGCCCAGCTTTCGGTGTAATGGCTCGTAAATCAGTACATGAACCATTACAAACTGGTATCAAAGCGATTGACGCTTTAGTACCAATCGGTCGTGGTCAACGTGAGTTAATCATCGGTGACCGCCAAGTTGGTAAAACATCTGTAGCGATCGATACAATCTTAAACCAACAAGGCGAAGATATGATTTGTATCTACGTTGCAATTGGTCAAAAAGAATCAACTGTACGTGGTACTGTTGAAACTTTACGTAAGCACGGTGCTTTAGAATACACAATCGTTGTAACTGCATCTGCTTCACAACCAGCGCCATTATTATACTTAGCACCATTTGCTGGTGTATCTATGGCTGAAGAGTTCATGTTAGATGGTAAACACGTATTAATCGTGTATGATGACTTAACTAAACAAGCATCAGCTTACCGTGAGCTTTCATTATTATTACGTCGTCCTCCAGGTCGTGAAGCTTACCCTGGTGACGTATTCTACTTACACTCACGTTTATTAGAGCGTGCAGCGAAGTTAAACGAAACTTACAAAAACGGTTCTATTACGGCGCTTCCATTCGTAGAAACGCAAGCGGGCGATATCTCTGCATATATCCCAACAAACGTAATTTCAATTACAGATGGTCAGATCTTCTTACAATCTGACTTATTCAACTCTGGTGTACGTCCAGCAATCAACGCAGGTTTATCAGTATCACGTGTAGGTGGTTCTGCTCAAATCAAAGCAATGAAAAAAGTAGCTGGTACATTACGTCTTGACTTAGCATCATTCCGTGAGTTAGAGTCATTCGCTCAATTCGGTTCTGATTTAGACGCAATCACACTTAAAAAATTAGAGCGTGGTAAACGTACAGTTGAAGTTTTAAAACAAGACTTAAACAAGCCACTTAAAGTTGAAAAACAAGTAGCGATCCTTTATGCATTAACTAAAGGTCACTTAGATGATATTCCAGTACAAGACATCGTTCGTTTTGAAAACGAATTCTTAAGCTGGTTAGATTCAAACCACACAAACGTTTTAGATCACGTTCGTACAACTAAAGAACTTGCTCCAGATGCTGAGTATATCGAAGCAATTAACGCATTCAAAAAAACTTTCGCTAAATCTGAGTAAGAATTGAACAGATTTTTTACGTGTGTATTCGTATGCACGTAAAAAACTGAACAGCTCTTTTTAAGAACTTGATAAAAATCAAAAGGTGGTGAAATACCAGTGGTAAACTTACGCGAAATTAAAGGTCGTATTAACTCTACAAAGTCTACGAAACAAATCACAAAAGCAATGCAGATGGTTTCTTCTTCAAAGTTACGTCGTGCAGAGCAAAACGCTAAAGCTTACGTTCCTTACATGGAAAAGATCCAAGACGTAGTAGGTGCAATCGCAGCAGGTACAAAAGACATTGGACACCCAATGTTAACTGTGCGTCCTGTTAAGAAAACAGCTTACTTAGTTATCGGTTCTGACCGTGGTTTAGCAGGTGCTTACAACTCAAGCATTTTACGTGAAGTTCAAAATACAATTAACTCACGTCACAAGTCTAAAGACGAGTACGTAGTATTAGCAGTAGGTCGTGTTGTTCGTGATTACTTTGTAAAGCGTGGACACAACGTTATCGCAGATGTAGTTGCTCTACCAGACCAACCATCATTTGCTGATATTAAAGAAATCGCACGTAATGCTGTTGGTATGTTCACTGATGGTACGTATGATGAACTTTATATGTACTACAATCACTTCGTATCAGCAATCGCTAATGAAGTGACTGTGAAAAAAGTTCTTCCTTTAACTGATATTGCACCGTCATCAAGCAATGCTGCATATGAATTCGAGCCATCAGGCGAAGCAATTCTTGAAGTATTATTACCTCAATATGCAGAAAGCTTAATTTACGGCGCGGTATTAGACGGAAAAGCGAGTGAACATTCAGCGCGTATGACAGCAATGAAAAACGCTACAGACAATGCCAACGATCTTATTGCAGACCTTTCTCTACAATACAACCGTGCACGTCAAGCGGCGATTACACAAGAAATTACAGA
This portion of the Solibacillus daqui genome encodes:
- the upp gene encoding uracil phosphoribosyltransferase, with the translated sequence MSKVYVFDHPLIQHKLTYIRDKETGTKEFRELVDEVATLMAFEITRELPLEEIEVETPVTKAKAKVLSGKKIAIVPILRAGIGMVDGVLKLIPAAKVGHIGLYRDPETLKPVEYYAKLPADVEERDFIIVDPMLATGGSAVEAINSLKKRGAKSIKFMCLIAAPEGVEEIQKNHPDVDIYIAALDEKLNDHGYIVPGLGDAGDRLFGTK
- the atpF gene encoding F0F1 ATP synthase subunit B → MFLDYLVLGAGATKINLGDIIATLVIFLGLMALLKKFAWGPLMGIMREREELVASGIDAAEKAKKETQALLEEQKSLLKEARTEAQSIVEGAKKQGEATREEIVSAARAEANRLKESAVRDIEAEKEKAIAAVREEVVSLSVLAASKVLGKEISEADNSALIKETIAKAGEAK
- the atpA gene encoding F0F1 ATP synthase subunit alpha, with the protein product MGIKAEEISSLIKQQIEGYQSELKVSEVGTVITVGDGIARAHGLDNAMAGELLEFSNGVMGMAQNLEEGNVGIVILGDYLGIKEGDEVRRTGRIMQVPTGEALIGRVVNPLGQPVDGLGPINTTTSRPIESPAFGVMARKSVHEPLQTGIKAIDALVPIGRGQRELIIGDRQVGKTSVAIDTILNQQGEDMICIYVAIGQKESTVRGTVETLRKHGALEYTIVVTASASQPAPLLYLAPFAGVSMAEEFMLDGKHVLIVYDDLTKQASAYRELSLLLRRPPGREAYPGDVFYLHSRLLERAAKLNETYKNGSITALPFVETQAGDISAYIPTNVISITDGQIFLQSDLFNSGVRPAINAGLSVSRVGGSAQIKAMKKVAGTLRLDLASFRELESFAQFGSDLDAITLKKLERGKRTVEVLKQDLNKPLKVEKQVAILYALTKGHLDDIPVQDIVRFENEFLSWLDSNHTNVLDHVRTTKELAPDAEYIEAINAFKKTFAKSE
- a CDS encoding F0F1 ATP synthase subunit delta, producing MSQSTVANRYAQAIFELASQQNLLSEVGADLKEIKEVLASNDEFMALLTAPKISADRKKELIAQILTGAQPIVVNMVQFLIEKKRLNELSAVAEQFQALAAAAQGAADAKVFSTRELTEQERAEISAAFGKLVGKETLNITNIIDASLIGGVRVQIGNYIFDSTVASKLEDLKKVLVG
- the atpB gene encoding F0F1 ATP synthase subunit A gives rise to the protein MNHTAPEFDLDLGFITLTFNMSTVLTLFVSAVIVFLIAVTATRKLALKPTGMQNFMEWIMDFVKGIIKSNMDWKTGGRFHILGITLIMFIAVSNLLGLPLGGIVIGHDLWWKSPTADPVVTMTLASMILVLTHYYGIKMQGTGGYAKTFVQPMSFMFPLKVIEEFANTLTLGLRLYGNIYAGEILLGLLGGLAGASVLGFVGAIVPTMAWMGFSIFVGFIQAFIFTMLTMVYMAHKVSTDH
- the atpG gene encoding ATP synthase F1 subunit gamma; translation: MVNLREIKGRINSTKSTKQITKAMQMVSSSKLRRAEQNAKAYVPYMEKIQDVVGAIAAGTKDIGHPMLTVRPVKKTAYLVIGSDRGLAGAYNSSILREVQNTINSRHKSKDEYVVLAVGRVVRDYFVKRGHNVIADVVALPDQPSFADIKEIARNAVGMFTDGTYDELYMYYNHFVSAIANEVTVKKVLPLTDIAPSSSNAAYEFEPSGEAILEVLLPQYAESLIYGAVLDGKASEHSARMTAMKNATDNANDLIADLSLQYNRARQAAITQEITEIVGGAAALE
- a CDS encoding ATP synthase subunit I, producing MLNLHHMFAMQKKAFFFLLAICALGWGFSPYDSIFAGIALGAFFGTYNFWILVRRMEKFDRSMSEGTKAPSIGMAYRFFSGVAAVAIAISLPQYFHLISTVIGLMIPYIFLVIERIVHQNKSH
- the atpE gene encoding F0F1 ATP synthase subunit C, producing MVGSVGLLAAAIAIGLAALGAGIGNGLIVSKTVEGIARQPEARGALQTVMFIGVALVEALPIIAVVIAFIVMNK
- the wecB gene encoding non-hydrolyzing UDP-N-acetylglucosamine 2-epimerase encodes the protein MTNKYKVMTIFGTRPEAIKMAPLVLELQKHPEQIESIVTVTAQHRQMLDQVLETFKITPDYDLNIMKDRQTLVDVATNALIGLDRVMKEAKPDIVLVHGDTATTFIGSLAAFYNQIAIGHVEAGLRTGQKYSPYPEEMNRQLTGVMADLHFSPTEQSRENLLKENKPAEAIFVTGNTAIDALKTTVSENYTHPVLEKMGTDRMILLTAHRRENLGEPMRNMFRAIMRLLAEHEDVQIVYPVHMNPAVREVANEILGDNPRVHLIEPLEVFDFHNFAARSFMILTDSGGVQEEAPSLGKPVLVLRDTTERPEGIAAGTLKLAGTDEEVIYTMAKELLTNQAAYDKMAHASNPYGDGFASQRIVETLIKHAKL